In Candidatus Hydrogenedentota bacterium, one DNA window encodes the following:
- a CDS encoding DUF4349 domain-containing protein, giving the protein MKQKLVILSILGCLALLAVHCDRSARPKYAAPGVQMTDAPIQAEAGNTKLAFKAPAEADQKLAPARSEMPAADASAGAPASAASAAPGPAPMPAMPTGGVDRYLIKNATVLVEVSDARDANTKLLAAVQTVGGYVGDYREIMDNLGRRSIMVQIRVPANRFDESMGQLDALGKVLNKQVTTQDVTEEFVDTDARSRNLKATEARLLDHLNRAGKLEDILRIEQEVTRVREEIERLDGRLRFLNDRVQYSTIQITLQEAPKAEPVVPAATFSTAKVLSEAVRSLVELGQSLWVRVIWWAVWSVVWVPCAVAVWLVYRRLRKVFKPIS; this is encoded by the coding sequence CCCTGTTGGCGGTGCACTGCGACCGCTCAGCCCGTCCCAAATACGCGGCGCCGGGGGTGCAAATGACCGACGCCCCAATACAGGCGGAAGCAGGGAACACGAAACTCGCATTCAAAGCTCCCGCGGAAGCTGACCAGAAACTCGCACCTGCGCGCAGCGAAATGCCTGCAGCCGATGCGTCTGCGGGCGCTCCGGCATCCGCAGCGTCAGCGGCGCCTGGGCCCGCGCCCATGCCTGCGATGCCCACGGGAGGTGTGGACCGCTATCTCATCAAGAACGCCACCGTATTGGTTGAAGTGAGCGACGCGCGCGACGCCAACACGAAACTGCTCGCGGCCGTTCAGACCGTCGGGGGGTATGTCGGGGACTACCGCGAAATCATGGACAACCTCGGCAGACGCTCGATCATGGTTCAGATTCGCGTGCCCGCCAATCGCTTCGACGAGTCCATGGGACAGCTTGACGCGCTTGGCAAAGTGCTGAACAAACAAGTCACCACGCAAGACGTGACCGAGGAATTCGTCGACACCGACGCGCGTTCGCGTAACCTCAAAGCGACCGAGGCGCGCCTGCTCGATCATTTGAACCGCGCGGGTAAACTGGAGGACATCCTTCGCATCGAGCAGGAAGTGACCCGCGTGCGAGAAGAGATTGAACGGCTCGACGGCCGCTTGCGCTTCCTGAACGACCGCGTCCAGTACTCCACGATTCAGATCACGCTGCAGGAAGCCCCCAAGGCCGAACCGGTCGTGCCAGCCGCTACGTTCAGCACGGCCAAGGTGCTCTCCGAAGCCGTGCGCTCCCTGGTCGAGCTTGGGCAGTCGCTCTGGGTCCGTGTGATCTGGTGGGCCGTATGGAGCGTGGTATGGGTTCCCTGCGCCGTGGCCGTGTGGCTGGTCTACCGCCGGTTACGCAAGGTCTTCAAACCGATCAGCTAG
- the rlmB gene encoding 23S rRNA (guanosine(2251)-2'-O)-methyltransferase RlmB has translation MPDRVVGRIPVLECLRAKKRVARRLFLLNDAKGLEAIRAAAGSIPTEVCDRRMLDRLAEGGTHQGVVLEADPLPVLDEQSFLRSPLPADAIVVVLDEVEDPHNLGAIVRSASACGACAVVFGKDRAAPLTSAAVKSAAGAMEYIHLVQVTNIPRALDAFKKAGFWVAGLDAEAPQLLWEADLKGRIVFVIGSEGRGIRRLVGERCDYRLRIPLSGPITSLNASVSAAIALAECLRQRSV, from the coding sequence GTGCCGGATAGGGTAGTTGGACGGATTCCCGTGTTGGAATGCCTGCGCGCGAAGAAGCGGGTCGCGCGCAGGCTTTTTCTGTTGAACGACGCCAAGGGGCTGGAGGCGATACGTGCCGCGGCGGGCTCAATTCCCACGGAAGTCTGCGACCGGCGCATGCTCGATCGGTTGGCCGAGGGCGGGACGCATCAGGGCGTGGTCCTTGAAGCCGACCCGCTGCCCGTCTTGGACGAACAGAGCTTCCTGCGAAGCCCGCTTCCCGCCGATGCCATTGTCGTCGTGCTGGACGAAGTGGAAGACCCGCACAACCTCGGGGCCATCGTGCGATCAGCCTCCGCTTGTGGCGCGTGCGCCGTGGTATTCGGCAAAGACCGCGCCGCCCCGCTGACTTCCGCCGCCGTGAAGAGCGCCGCCGGAGCGATGGAATACATCCATCTTGTGCAGGTCACCAACATCCCGCGCGCGCTCGACGCCTTCAAGAAGGCGGGGTTCTGGGTTGCGGGCCTCGACGCCGAGGCACCGCAATTGCTGTGGGAGGCCGACCTCAAAGGGCGCATCGTTTTTGTGATCGGCAGCGAAGGACGCGGCATCCGCCGTCTTGTCGGCGAACGCTGCGACTACCGGCTGCGCATTCCGCTCTCGGGCCCCATAACCTCGCTGAACGCATCCGTAAGCGCCGCAATCGCGCTGGCGGAGTGTCTACGTCAACGTTCCGTGTAG
- a CDS encoding protein kinase, translating to MTDRIDTDSNHSEQSLKAGYNLGGRFALVRQLGLGAVGAVWLAKDTQLHDELVACKVLAPSFADDRRAIADLKREVLLTRRLRHPNIVAIHSFWDAHGDRFITMEYVPGANLAQRMKERMRAYELPEVIPWIEQICAALAYAHAQGVLHRDVKPANILLGPGGSVRLADFGIAQRIREAQGDKQDAVTSGTLMYMSPEQFRGKPIDERSDLYSLATTIYQMLNGTPPFYRGSIAQQIQDKAPLPISNCHEAINRVLLKALDKEPSNRHAGCREFLADFARVAHRCAGVALSSGMAAAIPSDFDADAPTVAIRRRTLARTAKPLGELLVEAGAITNGQLERALAKHRDAPGPLGAILIEMGLIDESELVQAVSEQMQIPVISLAKEQIDTEVARRVSSTMAQERRCIPLRYESGSVVLAMADPLDFDALNAIESACGAPAVPRIALESDILQTIDRVYAT from the coding sequence ATGACGGACCGCATCGACACCGATAGCAATCACTCGGAGCAATCGCTTAAGGCAGGCTATAACCTTGGCGGACGGTTTGCGCTGGTTCGTCAATTGGGACTGGGCGCCGTCGGCGCGGTGTGGCTGGCAAAGGACACGCAGCTCCACGACGAGCTGGTTGCGTGCAAGGTATTGGCGCCGTCGTTTGCGGACGACCGGCGCGCCATCGCCGATCTGAAACGCGAGGTGTTGCTGACACGGCGACTTCGGCACCCCAACATCGTGGCCATCCATTCGTTTTGGGATGCGCACGGAGACCGGTTCATCACGATGGAGTACGTGCCCGGGGCAAACCTGGCGCAACGCATGAAAGAACGAATGCGCGCCTACGAGTTGCCCGAAGTCATTCCGTGGATCGAGCAAATTTGCGCCGCGTTGGCGTACGCGCATGCGCAAGGCGTGCTACATCGCGATGTGAAACCCGCAAACATCTTGCTGGGGCCGGGCGGTTCCGTGAGGCTGGCGGACTTTGGCATCGCGCAGCGCATTCGCGAGGCGCAAGGCGACAAGCAGGATGCCGTGACCAGCGGTACGCTTATGTACATGAGCCCCGAGCAATTTCGCGGCAAACCCATCGACGAGCGGAGCGACCTGTACAGCCTCGCAACGACAATCTACCAAATGCTGAACGGAACGCCTCCCTTCTACCGGGGATCGATTGCGCAACAGATTCAGGACAAGGCTCCCTTGCCGATTTCCAATTGCCACGAGGCGATAAACCGCGTGCTGCTGAAAGCGCTCGACAAAGAACCGTCGAACCGGCACGCAGGATGCCGCGAGTTTCTTGCGGATTTCGCGCGCGTCGCACACCGCTGCGCCGGAGTGGCTCTGTCTTCGGGCATGGCGGCGGCAATACCCTCGGACTTCGATGCCGACGCGCCGACGGTGGCCATAAGGAGGCGCACGCTCGCAAGGACAGCCAAACCGCTTGGAGAGCTGCTGGTCGAAGCGGGCGCGATCACGAATGGGCAGTTGGAACGTGCATTGGCAAAACATCGCGATGCGCCGGGCCCACTCGGAGCAATCTTGATTGAAATGGGCCTAATCGACGAATCCGAACTGGTGCAAGCGGTTTCGGAACAGATGCAGATCCCCGTGATATCGCTGGCGAAAGAGCAGATCGATACCGAGGTCGCGCGGAGAGTCTCCTCGACGATGGCGCAGGAGCGGCGTTGCATCCCGTTGCGTTACGAAAGCGGAAGTGTGGTGTTGGCGATGGCGGACCCGCTCGATTTCGATGCGCTGAATGCAATCGAATCAGCCTGTGGCGCGCCGGCCGTGCCGCGCATTGCGCTTGAATCCGATATTCTGCAGACGATTGACCGCGTGTACGCGACGTGA
- a CDS encoding LysM peptidoglycan-binding domain-containing M23 family metallopeptidase → MLVMPVTSDQARDSVAAEQPVQTASTGNTQAFDELMSFFSEKKGLAAETAPEPKTYTVQRGDNLWQICRNQLAAAGNKNPSRSEVNALVKQIAQASGLKDANVLNVGQKLTLTTPSRTSQETVPITVPDLRPVLPPPPPLVPASDDKPLVRTTAADSEKAAPAAAKADSAAGKHEAKAAPEVPDIKAAIASRIDPAFLRRREELLKDRLSAVAKDGAASSKPASTKTVDDVIRESASGVDVKSLMRRRISPEFLRGNSSLGQGGTAAPVVKTAATPSGTSDITMMIQSILEPGSFTLPGESKGTSPWSGLLEGGGKLSSGYGMRKDPFTGDPQFHFGVDIAADTGTKIYPYETGVVKYSGWLPGTGKVVIVQHEGGLETVYGHASATLVKRGQAVTKDTVIAEVGSTGRSTGPHLHFEARKNGRPIDPMPLLNGDSLHVAKTL, encoded by the coding sequence ATGCTGGTAATGCCGGTAACATCCGATCAGGCCCGCGATAGCGTGGCGGCAGAACAACCGGTGCAGACCGCATCCACGGGCAACACGCAAGCCTTCGACGAATTGATGTCGTTCTTCTCGGAGAAGAAAGGCCTCGCTGCCGAGACCGCCCCCGAACCCAAGACGTACACCGTCCAGCGAGGCGACAACCTGTGGCAGATTTGCCGGAACCAGTTGGCTGCGGCAGGCAACAAGAATCCGTCGCGTTCGGAAGTCAACGCCCTCGTCAAGCAGATTGCCCAAGCCAGTGGTCTGAAGGATGCCAATGTCCTCAACGTAGGTCAAAAACTCACACTGACTACGCCCTCCCGGACTTCGCAGGAAACCGTTCCAATCACCGTGCCCGACCTGCGTCCGGTTCTGCCTCCCCCGCCGCCCCTCGTGCCCGCAAGCGACGACAAGCCGCTGGTCCGCACGACTGCCGCGGATTCGGAAAAAGCGGCGCCTGCTGCCGCGAAGGCGGATTCTGCCGCGGGCAAGCACGAGGCCAAGGCCGCGCCTGAGGTCCCGGACATCAAAGCGGCGATAGCGTCGCGTATCGACCCTGCGTTCCTGCGGCGGCGCGAGGAATTGCTCAAGGATCGTCTCTCTGCGGTTGCCAAGGACGGCGCCGCTTCTTCCAAGCCGGCGAGTACGAAGACGGTCGACGACGTAATCCGTGAGAGCGCCTCCGGGGTCGACGTAAAGAGCCTGATGCGCAGGAGGATCAGTCCCGAGTTCCTGCGAGGGAATTCGTCGCTGGGACAAGGCGGAACCGCGGCGCCCGTCGTAAAGACTGCTGCGACGCCAAGCGGGACGTCAGACATCACGATGATGATTCAATCGATTCTCGAACCGGGGTCGTTCACGTTGCCCGGCGAATCGAAGGGAACCTCGCCGTGGTCCGGGCTGCTGGAAGGCGGAGGCAAGTTGTCGTCGGGATACGGCATGCGCAAAGACCCGTTCACCGGTGACCCGCAATTCCATTTTGGCGTGGACATTGCCGCTGACACGGGAACCAAGATCTATCCCTATGAAACGGGAGTCGTGAAGTACAGCGGCTGGCTGCCGGGCACCGGAAAGGTCGTCATCGTGCAGCACGAAGGCGGGCTGGAAACGGTCTACGGGCACGCATCGGCGACACTGGTGAAACGGGGACAGGCCGTAACCAAGGATACCGTCATTGCGGAAGTGGGCTCGACCGGCCGATCGACGGGTCCGCATCTGCATTTCGAGGCTCGCAAGAATGGCCGGCCCATCGACCCTATGCCATTGCTGAACGGCGACTCACTCCACGTAGCCAAGACTCTTTAA
- a CDS encoding glycoside hydrolase — protein sequence MLACVLLLLTATQTDVANVSYTIELTTPIESFNNEFCWFQPRAAAIPGAGKDGMPLVVLTLQKHFLSSSDYYSGIHVMKSADLGATWTTPEPRPELDWRHEPDGMVVGICDMTPGWHAPTKKLLLIGHTVRYREGKLAEESRSRETPFSVYDPAADTWTPWRIVDMPDKKKFYNGGAGCAQWLVEDDGSLLIPIYYKEQSNDPNACSSATVMRCAFDGTTVSYREHGTELALDVPRGLDEPSLTRFRGKYYLTIRNDQRGYATVSDDGLHFAPITPWTFDDGSELGSYNTQQHWVTHSDGLFLAYTRRGANNDDIFRHRAPLFIAQVDPEKLCVIRATERELLPNRGATYGNFGASNITENETWVTDAEGMFFPEVYKKYGAKGAVFAAKLRWSKPNLTAN from the coding sequence ATGCTGGCCTGCGTGCTGCTTCTGCTGACCGCTACGCAAACCGACGTAGCTAACGTCTCTTACACTATCGAACTCACTACGCCGATCGAGTCCTTTAACAATGAATTCTGCTGGTTTCAACCGCGCGCCGCGGCCATTCCCGGTGCGGGCAAAGATGGCATGCCCCTCGTTGTACTGACTCTGCAGAAACACTTTCTTTCCAGCAGCGACTACTATTCCGGGATTCACGTCATGAAATCGGCAGACCTCGGTGCGACGTGGACCACGCCCGAGCCGCGCCCCGAACTCGACTGGCGGCACGAACCCGATGGCATGGTCGTCGGAATCTGCGACATGACGCCCGGCTGGCACGCGCCTACGAAGAAGCTCCTGCTCATCGGCCACACCGTGCGGTACCGTGAAGGGAAGCTGGCGGAGGAGTCGCGCTCCCGCGAGACGCCGTTTTCCGTATACGACCCTGCCGCGGACACGTGGACGCCGTGGCGCATCGTCGACATGCCCGACAAGAAGAAGTTCTACAATGGAGGCGCGGGTTGTGCGCAATGGCTCGTCGAGGATGACGGTTCGCTGCTGATTCCCATCTACTACAAGGAACAATCGAACGACCCCAATGCGTGTTCGTCCGCCACGGTGATGCGATGCGCCTTCGATGGCACGACGGTATCCTATCGCGAGCATGGCACCGAACTCGCGCTCGATGTGCCGCGCGGTCTCGACGAACCCAGCCTTACGCGATTCCGGGGCAAGTATTACCTCACTATCCGCAACGATCAGCGCGGCTATGCCACCGTCAGCGACGACGGACTGCACTTCGCGCCCATCACTCCCTGGACTTTCGATGACGGTTCCGAGCTCGGCAGTTACAACACGCAGCAGCATTGGGTCACGCATTCGGACGGATTGTTTCTGGCCTACACCCGGCGTGGCGCAAACAACGACGACATCTTCCGTCACCGTGCCCCACTTTTTATTGCGCAGGTTGACCCAGAGAAGCTCTGCGTCATTCGCGCCACCGAGCGCGAACTACTGCCCAACCGAGGCGCCACCTACGGCAACTTCGGCGCCAGCAACATTACAGAAAACGAGACGTGGGTGACCGACGCCGAAGGCATGTTCTTCCCCGAGGTCTACAAGAAGTACGGGGCGAAGGGGGCTGTCTTCGCGGCCAAATTGCGGTGGTCCAAGCCGAACCTGACAGCTAACTGA
- a CDS encoding tetratricopeptide repeat protein produces MDLSRFKWPIIIIVVAAAIWLVTDPGVNYMYNKFTKGEVGADPKQDELNEAGLSRLAGFLMQTFRYQRAGEVFNECLRRFPQGKNALYNYYRLAKCVEKQGQYAECVKILQDLRDQEAHNTDDRVPTRDVLQLRIDKLVETHELGEIGTM; encoded by the coding sequence ATGGATCTGAGTCGATTCAAATGGCCGATCATCATTATCGTCGTCGCTGCCGCCATCTGGCTGGTCACCGACCCCGGTGTCAACTACATGTACAACAAGTTCACGAAGGGCGAGGTGGGAGCCGATCCCAAGCAAGACGAGTTGAACGAGGCGGGCCTTTCGCGATTGGCCGGGTTCCTTATGCAGACTTTCCGTTATCAGCGCGCCGGCGAAGTTTTCAATGAGTGTCTCAGGAGATTCCCGCAGGGCAAGAACGCCCTCTACAATTACTATCGTCTGGCCAAATGCGTCGAGAAACAGGGGCAATACGCGGAGTGCGTCAAAATCCTCCAGGATTTGCGCGACCAGGAAGCCCACAATACCGACGACCGCGTCCCAACCCGCGATGTCTTGCAGTTACGAATCGACAAGCTCGTCGAGACGCACGAACTCGGCGAAATAGGCACGATGTGA
- a CDS encoding sulfatase — MLALLMAACFATPDVYLISVDTLRADRLGCYGYDKNTTPNLDAFAKKALLFEDCLAEVPLTSPSFGAMMTSHFPRMNGTSRNGLRLPPAVPTVAELFKAAGYQTICVQSNWTLKRRLSGLDRGFDEYDDGFNTKRWGFMKAERYGDEVADHAIELLEKRDAAKPLFAWFHFSDPHAPYRFHDKYDPVGRPLWKLNETEQTRARYDSEVAFTDAQIARVLEVLPKENAYVLFVADHGESLHEHEMLGHGRRVYQTEMHIPLIVHGPGIEPGRTAVPARGIDIGVTLLGLAGLSPAEGMLGTDLIKNPPAMNRTRVVETYGGAVPRIPGAKAVMAGRPPMRQAAIQEGWKLIIGGAGPELYSLEKDAMELENLAKLEPTRVEDLQKHITAWDKATPRNEASEAQLNDQDFDALKSLGYVE; from the coding sequence ATGCTCGCCTTGTTAATGGCGGCGTGCTTTGCCACGCCGGATGTCTATCTTATTTCGGTTGACACCCTGCGCGCCGACCGTCTCGGATGTTACGGCTACGACAAGAACACCACGCCGAATCTCGATGCGTTCGCGAAGAAGGCGCTGCTTTTCGAGGACTGCTTAGCGGAGGTCCCCCTCACGTCGCCATCGTTTGGCGCGATGATGACCTCGCATTTCCCGCGCATGAACGGCACCTCACGAAACGGCCTTCGTCTTCCCCCCGCCGTGCCGACAGTCGCCGAGCTGTTCAAGGCCGCGGGCTATCAAACCATTTGCGTGCAAAGCAATTGGACGCTTAAGCGAAGACTGTCGGGATTGGATCGCGGGTTCGACGAGTACGACGACGGATTCAACACGAAGCGTTGGGGGTTCATGAAGGCGGAGCGCTACGGCGACGAAGTAGCCGATCACGCCATCGAGCTGCTGGAGAAGCGCGATGCCGCCAAGCCGTTGTTCGCGTGGTTCCATTTTTCCGATCCACACGCGCCCTACCGCTTCCACGACAAGTACGATCCCGTCGGGCGGCCGCTGTGGAAGCTGAACGAAACCGAGCAGACCCGCGCCCGGTACGATTCGGAAGTGGCCTTCACCGACGCGCAGATTGCGCGCGTACTCGAAGTCTTGCCCAAAGAAAACGCGTATGTGTTGTTTGTCGCCGACCACGGCGAAAGCCTGCATGAGCACGAGATGCTTGGCCACGGACGCAGGGTCTATCAAACGGAAATGCACATCCCTCTGATTGTTCACGGCCCAGGCATCGAACCGGGACGAACCGCCGTGCCTGCGAGAGGCATCGACATCGGCGTGACACTGCTGGGTCTTGCTGGCTTGAGTCCGGCGGAGGGCATGCTCGGAACGGATTTGATCAAGAATCCTCCCGCGATGAACCGCACGCGCGTCGTGGAAACGTATGGTGGTGCCGTGCCGCGAATTCCGGGCGCGAAGGCCGTCATGGCAGGGCGTCCGCCCATGCGTCAGGCGGCGATTCAGGAAGGCTGGAAACTCATCATCGGCGGCGCCGGGCCGGAACTCTACAGCCTGGAAAAAGACGCCATGGAACTTGAGAATCTGGCCAAACTTGAACCTACCCGCGTGGAAGATTTGCAGAAGCACATTACGGCCTGGGACAAGGCCACCCCGCGCAATGAGGCAAGCGAGGCGCAACTCAATGACCAAGACTTCGATGCGTTAAAGAGTCTTGGCTACGTGGAGTGA
- the glpQ gene encoding glycerophosphodiester phosphodiesterase, with the protein MPVRRVMFGLTIAVAALASVAWAEDSKIVIAHRGASGYVPEHTLESYAMAHAMGATYIEPDLVLTKDKVFVCMHDIHLQATTNVEEVYPDRKREDGQWYAADFTLEEIKRLSVHERLKNRFPQGKSHFEVPTFAEMIELVQGLNQTTGREAGIYPELKNPGWHAKNGLPMEEAALAILTQYGYVGKDAKVFIQCFEPEPLERIRKELKSELPLIMLVSNEKESAPLITQEGLKYVATFANGIGPDRVCIEKDPDLVKQAHDLGLAVHPYTFRADQVSSKYASFTDELKQFYVTYGVDGLFTDHCDKAVAFLRENK; encoded by the coding sequence ATGCCGGTACGTCGCGTGATGTTTGGGTTAACGATCGCCGTGGCCGCGCTCGCGAGCGTGGCATGGGCAGAGGATTCGAAGATTGTCATTGCGCATCGCGGCGCGAGCGGCTATGTGCCGGAACATACGCTCGAATCGTACGCGATGGCGCACGCGATGGGCGCGACCTACATCGAGCCGGATCTCGTGCTCACCAAAGACAAGGTGTTTGTGTGCATGCACGACATCCATCTACAAGCGACAACGAATGTAGAAGAGGTGTATCCCGATCGCAAGCGCGAAGACGGCCAGTGGTATGCGGCGGATTTCACGTTGGAAGAGATCAAGCGATTGTCGGTGCACGAACGGCTGAAGAACCGGTTCCCGCAGGGGAAATCGCATTTCGAAGTGCCCACCTTCGCGGAAATGATCGAGTTGGTTCAGGGCCTGAATCAGACCACGGGGCGCGAGGCAGGGATCTATCCTGAACTGAAGAACCCTGGCTGGCACGCGAAGAACGGATTGCCGATGGAAGAAGCCGCGTTGGCGATTCTGACGCAGTATGGCTACGTCGGGAAGGACGCGAAAGTGTTCATTCAGTGCTTTGAGCCGGAACCGTTGGAACGCATACGCAAGGAACTCAAATCGGAATTGCCGCTGATCATGCTGGTGAGCAACGAGAAAGAGTCCGCGCCACTCATTACTCAAGAAGGATTGAAATACGTTGCGACGTTTGCCAACGGAATTGGCCCGGACCGAGTGTGCATCGAGAAGGATCCCGATCTGGTGAAACAGGCGCACGATCTCGGGCTGGCCGTTCATCCCTATACATTTCGCGCCGACCAAGTCTCTTCGAAATACGCGTCGTTCACGGATGAGCTTAAGCAGTTCTACGTGACGTACGGCGTAGACGGCCTTTTTACCGATCATTGCGACAAAGCGGTGGCGTTTCTCCGCGAGAATAAGTAG
- a CDS encoding DUF1080 domain-containing protein — protein sequence MFRLTVCVALTLLVLAPCVSADDAKPLFNGKDFTGWKLYIPDEKVDTKTVWEVRDGVIHCTGTPAGYMRTTEKYENYKLTFEWRWPEGGGNNGLLMHIQDKDEVWPKSLEGQLQSENAADFWTIGGVQFKERAKQEADDRRTPKMHPHNEKPLGEWNTCEAVCDGNSVKLYINGLLQNVATDLSVSKGYIGLQSEGTPIEFRNIVLEPIKK from the coding sequence ATGTTCAGGCTCACCGTATGTGTCGCGTTAACGTTGCTTGTACTCGCGCCCTGCGTCTCGGCCGATGATGCCAAACCACTCTTCAATGGCAAAGACTTCACGGGTTGGAAACTCTACATCCCCGATGAAAAGGTCGATACGAAAACCGTGTGGGAAGTCCGCGACGGCGTCATCCACTGCACGGGAACGCCTGCGGGCTACATGCGCACGACGGAAAAGTACGAGAACTACAAGCTGACGTTCGAATGGCGGTGGCCGGAAGGCGGCGGCAACAACGGCCTGCTGATGCACATTCAAGACAAAGATGAGGTGTGGCCGAAGAGTCTCGAAGGCCAGTTGCAGAGCGAAAATGCCGCGGATTTCTGGACCATCGGCGGCGTGCAGTTCAAGGAACGCGCAAAACAAGAAGCAGACGACCGCCGCACCCCCAAGATGCACCCCCACAACGAGAAACCGCTCGGCGAATGGAACACCTGCGAAGCCGTATGCGACGGGAATTCTGTCAAGCTCTACATCAACGGCCTGCTCCAGAACGTCGCCACGGACCTCAGTGTCAGCAAAGGCTATATCGGACTGCAAAGCGAAGGCACGCCAATCGAGTTCCGGAACATCGTCCTGGAGCCCATCAAGAAATAG